The genomic interval accattacaccaaggttactattatgtctataaatatcatcttttaatacaaatatatgttgtaacttaGTAAAATACacatacatttttttctcgattttttttttcagggggggcgactgccccccctcgctacaatgtgggtccgcccctgCATCtagatacatataaatatatttaactaCTTCAATAAACTttttaaataatcattttgtgattctttagttgtattcacataaatacaatattctttttttaacaaatataaaatatttactttaGGAAATGTTTGCCAAAATTTATATCGATATtaaattactttttattgtcctcaaagaatacaagaataTATCTTACCTAATATATAAAATGCCTATCTAACAGTTTTTGTTGTGCACTTAACAGAATATACcaaaaatttaacagaatataccacAAAAAAGTTATATTTAACAGACACCTATTCAATTTAAACCagaataattgaaagaaaaaaaatttaaaaaaataaacaaaaaaatattacacatacacgatccatttaaaaaaaaattacaaaacaacATAACTATTGGGTAGATACCTATTCACATAAGCACCCATTCAATTACacaatttatatatcaaaaatgACGCATCTTTGCAAtagttttaaagaaaaaaaaactttgttTGCTGCCATTAATTTGCAGTTATTATTAGAGCCTTCCAGAATTGTTGAAGCTTTATAATCTGCTAAAATCTTCAAAGTTCTCACGATCTGTAcaggtattattgaaagaaagagattgacagaaatttcatttatatatGTGTGTCTCCATCTTTACCTGTTTGTATTTCTCATCCTAATCCCTATATggtttatatttgtatttatttgtgtTTGGTCTTGTTGGTGATTTTCGGATTTGGTGTGTAGAGATTAGGCCGAAGTTTGTGAAAGTTTTCTGGGTTATTATTTTCGGGTAGAAGTGAGAAGAGAAAAATTAAGAACCCTAAACCATAGGTGTGTACAAAagagaaataagaaaaaaacttaGAAAACCCTAATATTTCCTTACTGTTTTTAGAAGAAATTTATAAGagaaaagaaagtataaaaacccaTTACAACAATATAACCCTGCCATAAGagtgaaaagaaaaagaaatattagaAACTTTAACTCCTAGAATTTATTTTTACCTCCTGCTTTTTTGTGTTGAAGAAAGAAAAGGATTTTGAAAGAATTTGAATATTCTTTTAGCAATAGTGGCTGCCGTAGGAATAGTTTTAGGATTTTAATGATATATGTTTCTTTCCTTTATATACTAGGTTTAGTTTAGAGTTTAACTTATTGGGCTGATGCTATTCTTACTGGgctgaaaattaaagaaaatggtCATTGGGTTGCTTTATATATTGGGTTagctttatatatgtatataatatagagAAAATTATATCATAATACCAACTTttgaagaaatttatgaaatacgcttaattattttaatttattgtttttttaaaataaacggGTAGGTGTGTATAGAGAAAATTATATCATAATACCaacttttgaaaaaatttatgaaaatacgtttaattattttaatctactgtttttttttaaaataaacggGTAGGTGtgtacccaaaaaaaaataattttattttgctGGCCACCGAGAATCAGAAATTCTCTATTTTGTTTTTATCTCTTAGAGAGATATTAGTGTTGTTTTTTTAaactctcttatttttttaacaatgagttttttatttattatcttttgtctttttctctatttttttttttaaagacaagtttgtttttgtcttttttttctttactaaATGAAATTATATCTCTCTCTTactttcttataatttttttattattttaattttctaaaatgctatataaataagattatcattttattatgtGGGTTATATTTTctcacgaaaaaaaaaataatcataataaaagatataatttattttctttttagtttcttttgtatttaattagtaggaaaaaaaaattaattcaaacaaaatttattggtaattaaataaaatgctatgttttgtgtgatttattaaaaaaaactcaaataaacTTTAACATATCAATCAAAATtacacaataataaaaaaatatgttataaaTTTATTACTATAAATAAAAGTAACATAAATGTGTCTTAAACAACATATCAACAGAAGTATTACTAGGGATGCACACGGGGCGGGGAATTGGCGGGGAGTGCTCCCCCCGTCCCCATCCCCATTTAGAATTTTAATCCCCATCCCCACTTATTCCCCATCGAGGATGGGGCGGGGAATCCCTTAATGGGGCGGGGACGGGGCGGGGAATCccctaataatataataaagtttataattaaatttttaatatacaaaaatattaaattacataaaaattaaaatattacacattaattattattcaataaactaattattatccaaaatataacttaaaattcataaaaaaaaatactaatatactaaaaaaatacaaacataaattataaattataaaatattattaaaaatataagataaaatacTAAACGGGTCCCCGTCGGGGCGGGGAGTGTGATCCTCGTCCCCGCCCCGTTTAACATTTGGGGACAAAAAGTGATCCCCGTCCCCGCCCCGTTCCCCATTTAGACGAGGAATTCCCgccccattaggggcgggtcccCGCGGGGCCCCATCCCCGTGGGGGAAATGTGCATCCCTAATGATTACCTTGAAAAATAAATcccaataatattatttataaaatgaaaTGATCAACAGAAtgatccaaaaatattttttaaaatactagAGATGAGAgagataaaataattaaaaaagaaaaaaaaaatgtgatataTTTCAATGAAAAAAAACTGATCACATTAGAGAGATAATTATTTCTCTTTTCGGTATATGGCGTCATTTGCTATGTAGTGTGTGCactatttaaattgttgaacCTTTTCTTGTAATTAGTTTGAATATTGGGTATGTTATTAAAAATTCCTCTATAATATATTTGactttatatatacattatatatataatgtaaaaaaaaaaatggataaaTTAGGAAAATACTTAGAATCCTAAACCTATTTTatgtaacagaaataaaaatgtataaaaaaatatagaaccATAGAAAATATACCTGTGAGATTTAGTTTTAAAACCATAGAAAAAATAGAACCTATTGTCTTGGGCTGATCTTACCTATTGGGTTGGGCTGAATTGTTAGTTTTAAAATATAGCATATAATTGTTAGTTTGAAATTTTATAACTATCGTCACTATAGTATGAATATAACATTGCCTTTTTTAATGGGTATAAGACATGGTATACGAAATAAAGTAAAAAGTTGGCTCGGATTGTTAATATATAGAACAGTTTACATAATAGTAGAACATATAAAaagttataatttaaattaaatattataatatacttttatatttaaCTGCTATTTGTtgacattttattatttattaattattttttacaacATTGATAAATACAGCTACAAATTATAAGCATACATGGCTAATGATGAGGATTGGTTTCCATTTACGGATAATGCCGGCATTGTAATTTCTTACCTTAATGCTTATGTAGTTGGAGAAAATGATAAGTGTTTAGGTGAAAATTGTCCCGTATGCTTAGAAGAATTTAAAATAGGCACAAATGGTGCAAAAATGCCCACATGTATGCATTTATTTCATGTAGATTGTATTGCTAATTGGCTTCGTAGGAATCCAACTTGTCCTGTTTGTAGgtctcatttattttatttaatttggcTGTAACTTGTAACAATTAATATTACTTATTTAGATGAAAGTTATTTGGTTAAATTTGATTGTATCTTTTaactattaatattaatattagttAAATATATCAAAGTTATTCCAATTAGTTTAGTTGTAaattgtaataattaatacattatatttcaaaattattactattgagaaaaaaaattactaaaaaaatgctaatttaagaaaaaaaaaattctttagaAAACTATCATAATATATACTATTATCATTTAAATATGTAGGAACTAAACCTTATAACTTTTAACTTCTCATATTTTCATTTTGcagtttaaataataaaaaattaatttaatagtttttgtatttgtatttgtaaaccaggaaaagaaaatgaaaaaaagaaaactttaTAAAGATCTATCAGaagaaatgaaagaaaaaatttgccaaagaaaaagagaaagatatgctcaaaaaaaaattgcaagaaATAATGCAATTTCTATAGATGAATCATCATCAAGCATCCAAAATCACTTTCACGAGGCTAATAATAATACAATGAGAAGTAAGGAAGCTGATAATATCATGAATAATATTTGTGAAACGTCTACACAACTATCAACAATTAATGCAGgtaactaatttttatttacatataaattatttaagtttatatactAAGTTttcatttgaaaataaataaataataaataattaatttacaatatttttttggTGTATAAACAGATCCAAACAACAAATCATATCCCAACTTAAAGATTAGAAAATTTGTCAATGATGTCCCATATGAAGCTTCTACTTTGAAATTAATGCCAATATGTGTACATTGCAAAGCAAAAAGATATCCTCATGAGACATCTGGATTTTGTTGTGCTAATGGAAAGATTCGATTAGCCAAAACCAATGTTCATGAAAAGCTTCGTGATTTGTTAACAAGTAACACATATGAATCTACTCAATTTAGGACATATATTCGCACTTACAACAACAAGTTTGCATTTACATCATTTGGAGTTAAAGTTGATAAAGATCTTTGTCGAAGGAATAAAGGAATCTACACTTTCAGAAGTCAAGGACAAATATATCACTACATTAATGATTTGCTTCCCTCAAATGGCCATCCGTCTAAGCTACAATTATATTTCTATGAACACAGATCATGAATTAGAAAATCGTCTTTCAGATTCAAAAATAATGGTTCCATCAGTTGTTGGTGAACTAATAGAAATTCTCCAAATCAATCCATATTCTTCATTTTTCAGATCACTAGGTGATTTGGAACATCttgaaaaccaaaaaataattatacgaACAGATATTGGACTTGATCAACGCGTTTACAATGCCCCAACGTCTTCACAAGTTGCAGCAATATGGACAGAAAATGATGATGGTGAAGAACTAATTGGTCGTGACATTTTTGTATATAATCATTCTGGTTTAAGTCATAAAGTGCAATACTATTACGGTTGTTATGATCCACTACAATATCCATTGTTGTTTCCCTATGGAGATATTGGATGGCATGAAGACATTAAAAGGAATAGTGGAGGTCGCAATTCTAcatataatgaaataaatcaatCTGTAAACCCTGACCAATCAACCAATGCAGATGAATTAATTGCAAGAGAAGAAAGAGGTTAgataacaatattaaaatacaaattaattataaatatttaattaacaaGAACTTACTTACGTTTTACTTTGGCAGTATTAAACAAACGAAAAAAAAAGGGGAAGTAGTTTCATGCCGTGAATATTACTGTTACAAACTACAGATTCGAGAAAATGACAATTCAATCTTACTTAAGTTTGGAAGACTATTACAACAATATGTTGTTGATATGTATGTTAAAATTGAAACGTCAAGATTGGATTATTATCGACGCTACCAAGAAGAATTTCGGCATGAGATATATCGAGGTATTGTCGATACATTTACTCTCGGAGAAAGAAATGCTTCTAATATTGGAAAACGTATGATTCTCCCATCATCATTTATTGGAGGTCCGAGGGACATGAGAAAACGATACATGGAAGCAATGGCTTTAGTTCAACATTATGGAAAACCTGATATTTTCTTAACAATGACATGCAATCCAAATTGGCCAGAAATTATTAATGAACTAGAAGAACATGAAGAGAGTCAAAATAGACCTGACTTGGTTTCTCGAGTTTTCCATTCAAAATTAGAAGAAATGAAAGATGAattatttaagagaaaaatattCGGTGAAGTTTCAGCTTATGTTTACGTCATTGAGCACCAAAAAAGAGGTCTTCCACATGCCCACTTCTTAATTATCTTACAAAGAGACTACAAATTATATGCACCAGAATCTTTTGATGAAATTGTTTCAGCAGAAATACCCGATAAAAACACAAACCCCCATCTTTATAAAATCGTTGTGAAGCATATGATGCACGGACCATGTGGAGTATTGAAACCGTCAAATATTTGCATGAAAAAAAATGGATTTTGCAAAAGTAATTATCCAAAAAACTATGCACCAAACACAACTGTAGGTAGTGATTGCTTTCCTATCTATAAGCGTCCACATAATGGGGTATATGTTAAAGTAAGAGGAAGCAAATTAGACAATCGTTGGGTTGTTCCATATAATCCATATTTACTAGCAAAATTTGATTGTCACATTAATGTCGAAATTTGCTCAACGGTAAAAGCAGTCAAATATCTCTACAAGTACATTTACAAAGGTCATGATCGGGTTGCTTTTAACTTGACTTCGGAAGAAAGTATTAATGAAGTAGATGAAATCAAACAATATCAGTGTGGTAGATGGATCACCCCTCCAGAAGCTATGTGGAGAAAATATGgatttattattaatgaaatgTATCCATCAGTATATAGCTTACATTTACATCTTGAAGATCAACAATCAGTCACTTTCCATGGAAATGCAGatctaaataatattttaaattcagacCGTTATCAAAAATCTATGCTTACAGAATTCTTTGCCACCAATAAAGTAGATGAAAATGCAAAAAGACTACTATACAAAGAATTTCCACAACATTACGTATGGGACAATCAGCACAAACAATGGACTCCacggaaaaagaaaaaagtaataGGACGAATTGTTACAGCAAATCCCCTTGAAGGTGAAAGATATTATCTCCGATTACTACTAAGCCATGTAAGAGGACCTACATCCTTCGAAGATCTAAGATATATTGATGGAATAGTAGCTCCAACATTTCGTGATGCAGCAACAATGCGTGGTCTTCTCCAAACAGATAATACCTTAGAAGATTGTTTGCAAGAAGCATCGATATTCCAAATGCCAAACAGTTTGAGACGGTTATTTGCAACAATATTGGTCTTCTGTAATCCTAATAATCCAAGATATCTGTGGGAACGATTCGAAAAAGAGATGTCAATAGATTACAAAACATCAGAAGATTCCACTTCAAACGTAAGACTCGAAGCACTGAAGTCAATTGCTTTAGCGATTGAGTCAATGGGGAAAGATATTAACACATTCAATCTCATAGACAACCACATCTCATTTGATGATGAAGAAATTCAGACAAGAGAAATCAACGATGAACTAGGTGTCGAAGTCCCAGAAGAAGATAACGCAACATCAGAATACTTAAATAACGAACAAAAAGAAATTTACGATGCTATCCTAGAAAAAGTATTTGACAATAAAAGTGCTGCTTTCTTTATAGATGGACCTGGTGGAACTGGAAAAACATTCTTATACAAGGCTCTTTTGGCTAAAATACGATCAAAAAATTTAGTAGCTTTAGCAACTGCATCTTCAGGTGTTGCTGCATCCATTCTTCCTGGTGGGAGAACTGCACATTCAAGGTTTAAAATTCCACTTCATACTGGAgataaaaacacatgttccgtGAGCAAACAAAGTGGTCTAGCAAACTTACTTCGCCaagcaaaattaataatatgggATGAAGCTCCAAtgacaagaaaacaacatttagAAGCATTTGACCAAATGCTAAAGGATATTACTGATTCAGATCTACCATTCGGAGGAAAAGTAGTTGTTTTTGGCGGAGATTTTAGACAAGTTTTACTAGTTGTTCGTAAAGGTACAAGAGAAGAACAAGTTCAATCAAGTTTGGTATATTCATATTTGTGGTCTACATTAACCAAATTTCGATTAATAGAAAACATGCGAGCAAGATTAGATCCAGCATTCTCAAATTATGTATTAGAAGTTGGAAACGGAATGCCTCCAAACACagttaatgaaataataaaaataccacACCAAATGCTTATTCCATACATTGAAGAAAAGATTTCCGTTGATCAACTGATAGAAGATGTTTTCAACAACCTTACTGATTTTTCTAACAATATTTCAACTGTGATGAATTGAGCAATATTAACACCAAAAAATGATTTCGtagatgaaataaacacattgtTAATTAATAGATTCCCTGGTGAAGCACAACGGTATTACAGTTATGACGAAACGATAGATGAATCTGAACAACCTGTAATGGAAGATTTCTTACACAAATTAACTCCTAATGGACTCCCGCCACATGAATTAATACTTAAGAAGAATTGTCCAATAATGCTACTCAGAAACATCAATGCTTCAGAAGGACTATGCAATGGAACCCGCTTAATTTGCAGAGGTTTTGATCGAAATATCATAGACGCAGAAATTGCAGTGGGACATTATATTGGAAAAAGAGTATTCATTCCAAGGATTCCGTTCTTACCTAATGTTGATGAAAATGCTGGGTTTCCATTCAAAAGAACTCAATTCCCAATTAGATTAAGTTTCGCAATGACGATAAATTAGTCACAAGGACAAACACTAGATTATGTTGGTATTTATTTGCCTCAGCCAGTATTCTCACATGGCCAATTATATGTAGCTTTATCAAGGGCAAAAACATCATCTACAGTAAAGATTTTAATACGACCAGTATCATCTCAGAAActtgaaaaaaattacacaaaaaatattgtatttactAAATTACTTGAATTGTCAAGATTAAGTTTATAAATTCTCAATGTACATGTATTTCCAAATAAGACATATTTCTCTTATTTATATCTATTATAAGTTATAATATTGTACtaaatctttatttattttatttaaaagacagaaatttattaataaaaataaagaacataataaaagaaaatttcgcTGAGTGAGAGAGGTATTGATATGAGCCGGTGTCCTGCTGTGCTCCGGTATATACATTAACTACAATATACACAGAAAATATACATTAACTACAATAACATAAATGAAGCCAACACATTATACATCCTTCTATATGTCCCCCTCTCTTAAGCCACTTAGTCCCTCAAACGGAtctgtaaatttaaaaatcaaatacATTAGACAAGAAGCAAAATTCAGAATGACATGAAAAATGCGCAGAGATTAAAACAAATATGCTAACCCGGAGGAATGCACGAATTCTTTACATGTTTCCAACAACCCCACCAAGTGCAGCCTACAATGAGAGTAATTGTGAACATCAAAATAGAAAGAGATTCTGAATGGAGTTTTGAATTGAGCTCTCAAGGCTTGATTTCTTAATTGACTAATCTTTTAATTACACAACGTGCTTTGCACGTAGTTGCCGCCtagtatatgaatatatatttatctcttttattatatttcagttagttatatgatgaatattatgtttgcataatcttcaggatatatgcaagattttatcgatgatacataatcttctggatatatgtataatttatatagattttctctatcatatcatagacacatatattataaatattataaataataagaacataatatatatataaaattaataataaacatataagaataagaacatatacatatacacatataatatatagatatttaataaaaaaaaaaagaaaaagaaaaaagggttattgaaattgtttcagtcatataaatatatatttagtgtatcgtgaccttAAAACAgtattcaagaactttaacaaaatatttaccttggggcttgggcagagactcgtgttGATAacatgttataaaataatataaaatagataagaagaaaagaagaggaagatgaagagagaaagagaaactaAATGAGAATTTCTCAGTTCTTTATTTCAATGGAGTGaactcctatttatacaaaaaaaaatgactaaaaaaATGGGAAACTAAATCAATATAATAAAGGAAAATACAACCATGCATTAATGGTGATAATTAATTTGGTGATTTAAAcatcataaataatatttcataacaaaaacaaataatattaattagagagattttaaaatatcactttaCCGCCTCATATCTCTCCTttacatatatagatatatattcaCTTTCAATTAAAATTGACAAACtttggtggcgtttggtaacacttttttaatcagttttctgtttttaaaattgaaaaagtgaaaatatttttcaaaaacatgttctataaaactgtttttactttttaattttttaattgagaatcaaaattttaaaataaaaaaaaaggtcactttcaatatttttttaaacagtttttttttgttaatcaatattttggacttcgatcagacccagacccaaatttccccacggccctggcgctgaacccggcCTCTGACCAGAACCCAATTCCGATCCTGAACCTAAACCTggcgtaaataaaatcaaaaaatgaaagtaaaaatgaactttacagaacacatttttgttttctgtttttaaaattgaaaaataaaaatggttacagaatgcatttttatttttcaaaaataaaattttcaaaaacaaaagttttactttcattttgtgattaaaaatttagaaaacaaaagtgttaccaaacggcacatTTCTTAACAACTTAGGGTCCATCAAAATAAAAACGTAATTATGTTTTTGTTGACTTTGCAAGTTTagtatttatttagaatttttgggTTAACAGTGATGGACTTTCTAAACATAATAATTAACATTATTTTGCATCAAATTGTGTATGAAAATTGGGCATAAAATATTCAAGATCGACTTTATGTAAAAGACTAAATCTgccattatttattaaaaagctCCACCATACCACGTTTGTCCAATTGAACAAGTAAAAATGAtctcattctcattctcattgatatataattatatactcAAGTTGGATTGATTCTAGTTCTTCGATTTAGTTAGAGAGCTGGTCAAACATTTAGCTATGTAACTAAGTTTAAAAAGCTGTTGTTCATTGCTTTCGATCTTCTCCTTTTtagtcttgttttttttttcttcttttgctATGTATAATTCTCCATAATGGAGTCATATTCTAACCTTGTAGTATTCACATCTGAGGACTTAAAATCATTCACCAACAGTTTCCACCAGAAGAATCTGATTGGAGACACTCAGTTTGGTAAGTTATTTAGGGGTTGTATAAGGAATTTAACAGGTGTTATATGCACTCAAGAAAATCGAGATGTGACTGTCAAGATATGGGATGAAAAATCAAATTGCTTGAACTTGGATTCCGATGAGCATTTGATGATCAAAGTAAGTTGCCCAATAATTGTACTTGTATctgtttgtatatatatttatataaataaaccttTTTAATTTGTTGATTTATACATATTCTAGGAAGAAGTAAAATTTTTAACCCATCCAAGCATTCACTGTCATCCCAACTTGGTCAAATTGATTGGTTTTTGCTGTGAAAAAGAAGTGAGAGGTGTAGTCTATGACCTAAATCCAAGGGATATTTTGCATAATATCATCTTAAAAGGTGAACTTTTCCCTCAGTTATTATGGGATGGTTGATTATTAAGTATTTCTACTGTGAGATGTTTGCTGAAATAACAAGATAAATATGAGATAAATATGTAAtagttatttattaatattattttctaacAAAAAAAGCTTTGAAACTCTTTCTTTGGTGTTTCACTAAGAATTATCCTTTTTTTCCATAATAATGATAGCACTTGACAATTATTTTTCTATGTACAGATGTTCTTAGCTGGACCCAAAGAGTAAATATTATCTTTCAACTTGCTAGTGTCCTTGAATTTTTACATACACAAGAAATGCCATATTTGGTTCTCAATATTTGTGAATCACACATAATGCTGGACTGGGTTGGGCCTATAATTCACTTGAGTACACTttattagttgttttttttattgaaaatttgatcattttctttttgttcAATCTCTAAATTCTACTGTGAATGAATTTTCAGGATTGCAATATAAAATTATGTGATTTTGGCCTCATTAGTGGAGGAATCATAGGTGAAATCAGTGCTTTAAAGAAACAAATAACAATTCCCATTGGTTATGTTGATCCTTTTTTTGCAGCCAAAGGTACGTGTTGTTTATATTTGTTTGATACAATGTATTTTAGAATTTATTCCTCAAAACAATGTACTTGTCATGTGTAAATGATGCCACTGTTTTATACTTGATGGGATTGCATACTTAATTCACAGACAAATTATGTTCTATATTCTCTAACAGCACCCAAAtccatataaaatatttaaacctaaagaacataatatattaatgtgtaaaatttaaatttcatgttaacTTTTAAACATTGCAGACTAAACACTTAATTGAGTAAGAAAGATTACTGAAAAGTTAGAATGATTGAATCAATATAGTCTTTCTCAAAAAGGAGAAAGCAAACAAATATCTTTTGAAAAATGCTAAGAAACTCCCTTTTGCATTTTCCCATAAAAGTTTTGgataaatgatattatatttgaaatattttatatttttaaattataaataaacaataaaagaTAATTGTCATGCAtagttaaaagaaaaaaaaaaaacagaattgTTCCTCCCTTATACTTttagttaattattaattagaccaccAATATTGACATATCTAACAATTAGGCTTATATAACACACAATCAGACCCATCATTAAGAATGTTATCTTTCCAAACTCTTAGTAAAACTGCATCAGATCTTTGAGTTTGAGCTATATTTAAAAATCATGTTTCATAATAACACATATTGcccaaaatttgaaaattgccAACAGTGTTAGGCAAGTTCATAATttgtttagaaaatatttttatgataaaattacttattaatTTATCATAATAAtgccaaagaaaaaaaaattaataataattgtttttgtgtatttatgaaataatcccttattttattatgtttattaATTCAAAGTAGCATGGTATAGGTGGCTACTGGCAAACCGGGAGCGACGTGTTCTCATTCGGTGTAATTCTGTTGGGTCTTATATCCACGAGGGTACTGGGCCTAGAGAGGCCCAAACTAATACCCGATAATGTGATACATATTTGGGCCAAAAATGAGTACAAACCCAATTGCTCACTAGTCCACAAA from Cannabis sativa cultivar Pink pepper isolate KNU-18-1 chromosome 4, ASM2916894v1, whole genome shotgun sequence carries:
- the LOC115712103 gene encoding cysteine-rich receptor-like protein kinase 24 isoform X5; the encoded protein is MESYSNLVVFTSEDLKSFTNSFHQKNLIGDTQFGKLFRGCIRNLTGVICTQENRDVTVKIWDEKSNCLNLDSDEHLMIKDCNIKLCDFGLISGGIIGEISALKKQITIPIGYVDPFFAAKGGYWQTGSDVFSFGVILLGLISTRVLGLERPKLIPDNVIHIWAKNEYKPNCSLVHKSLTEDWGYHGEDGSTITEVGMRCIEFFPTNRPAMKDVLERLKGLMVFQRFGDTRPNKRDKKFHIDFDMAT
- the LOC115712103 gene encoding serine/threonine-protein kinase BIK1 isoform X3; translated protein: MIKEEVKFLTHPSIHCHPNLVKLIGFCCEKEVRGVVYDLNPRDILHNIILKDVLSWTQRVNIIFQLASVLEFLHTQEMPYLVLNICESHIMLDWDCNIKLCDFGLISGGIIGEISALKKQITIPIGYVDPFFAAKGGYWQTGSDVFSFGVILLGLISTRVLGLERPKLIPDNVIHIWAKNEYKPNCSLVHKSLTEDWGYHGEDGSTITEVGMRCIEFFPTNRPAMKDVLERLKGLMVFQRFGDTRPNKRDKKFHIDFDMAT
- the LOC115712103 gene encoding probable serine/threonine-protein kinase PBL16 isoform X2, whose amino-acid sequence is MESYSNLVVFTSEDLKSFTNSFHQKNLIGDTQFGKLFRGCIRNLTGVICTQENRDVTVKIWDEKSNCLNLDSDEHLMIKEEVKFLTHPSIHCHPNLVKLIGFCCEKEVRGVVYDLNPRDILHNIILKDVLSWTQRDCNIKLCDFGLISGGIIGEISALKKQITIPIGYVDPFFAAKGGYWQTGSDVFSFGVILLGLISTRVLGLERPKLIPDNVIHIWAKNEYKPNCSLVHKSLTEDWGYHGEDGSTITEVGMRCIEFFPTNRPAMKDVLERLKGLMVFQRFGDTRPNKRDKKFHIDFDMAT
- the LOC115712103 gene encoding probable serine/threonine-protein kinase PBL16 isoform X1, which codes for MESYSNLVVFTSEDLKSFTNSFHQKNLIGDTQFGKLFRGCIRNLTGVICTQENRDVTVKIWDEKSNCLNLDSDEHLMIKEEVKFLTHPSIHCHPNLVKLIGFCCEKEVRGVVYDLNPRDILHNIILKDVLSWTQRVNIIFQLASVLEFLHTQEMPYLVLNICESHIMLDWDCNIKLCDFGLISGGIIGEISALKKQITIPIGYVDPFFAAKGGYWQTGSDVFSFGVILLGLISTRVLGLERPKLIPDNVIHIWAKNEYKPNCSLVHKSLTEDWGYHGEDGSTITEVGMRCIEFFPTNRPAMKDVLERLKGLMVFQRFGDTRPNKRDKKFHIDFDMAT
- the LOC115712103 gene encoding probable serine/threonine-protein kinase PBL16 isoform X4, translating into MESYSNLVVFTSEDLKSFTNSFHQKNLIGDTQFGKLFRGCIRNLTGVICTQENRDVTVKIWDEKSNCLNLDSDEHLMIKEEVKFLTHPSIHCHPNLVKLIGFCCEKEVRGVVYDLNPRDILHNIILKDVLSWTQRVNIIFQLASVLEFLHTQEMPYLVLNICESHIMLDWDCNIKLCDFGLISGGIIGEISALKKQITIPIGYVDPFFAAKAWYRWLLANRERRVLIRCNSVGSYIHEGTGPREAQTNTR